One part of the Verrucomicrobiia bacterium genome encodes these proteins:
- a CDS encoding ParA family protein, translating into MPTKLIAVANQKGGVGKTTTAVNLAACLAALGRRVLLFDLDPQANATSGVGFEKIEGGSAYRVLLGEGTLQEKIRKTAFEGLELIPSEVDLCGADFELARAENHLQRLAQAIQPVLQSGQHDVVLVDCPPSLGVLTLNAFAAADGVLVPLQCEYYALEGISMLNRIMSQLHQNGVNQRLELTGVVMTMYDGRTKLSQQVVSEVREHFGERVFETLIPRSTRLAEAPSFGKPIIHYDKYSAGSAAYELLAQEFLARLFSAPQAGSLTNPVPQESS; encoded by the coding sequence GTGCCAACTAAACTTATCGCCGTGGCCAACCAAAAGGGCGGCGTAGGCAAGACCACCACAGCGGTCAATCTGGCGGCGTGTCTCGCGGCCCTGGGACGCCGGGTGTTGCTCTTTGACCTCGATCCGCAAGCCAACGCAACCAGCGGCGTCGGCTTCGAAAAAATTGAAGGCGGCAGCGCGTATCGCGTCCTGCTCGGCGAAGGGACGCTTCAGGAGAAAATCCGCAAAACCGCCTTCGAAGGACTCGAGTTAATCCCGAGCGAAGTCGATCTATGCGGAGCGGATTTCGAACTGGCTCGCGCCGAGAACCATCTGCAGCGCCTGGCCCAGGCCATTCAGCCCGTCCTCCAGAGCGGTCAGCACGACGTGGTTCTGGTGGACTGCCCGCCTTCACTGGGTGTCCTGACGCTCAACGCCTTTGCCGCCGCCGACGGGGTGCTGGTCCCCTTGCAATGCGAGTATTACGCCTTGGAAGGCATCTCGATGCTCAACCGTATCATGAGTCAACTGCACCAAAATGGGGTGAACCAAAGACTCGAACTCACCGGCGTCGTCATGACCATGTACGATGGGCGCACCAAACTTTCCCAACAGGTCGTCAGCGAGGTTCGCGAGCATTTCGGCGAGCGGGTTTTCGAGACGCTCATTCCCCGCAGCACGCGCCTGGCCGAAGCGCCAAGTTTCGGCAAACCCATCATCCATTATGATAAGTACAGCGCCGGCTCAGCCGCTTACGAGTTGCTCGCCCAGGAATTCCTTGCCCGTCTTTTCAGCGCGCCCCAAGCAGGGTCATTGACAAATCCCGTACCCCAGGAGTCCTCGTAA
- the acpS gene encoding holo-ACP synthase, translating into MILGVGIDIIEVSRIEASYKKFGERFLNRILHPQEISYCLSHRAPGPFLAGRFAAKEAISKAFGTGIGAQLAWRDMEVARKQTGEPFVILHEGGQALLQARGAQAVLISISHTQVHATAVAILEGL; encoded by the coding sequence ATGATCCTCGGCGTAGGCATCGACATCATTGAGGTGAGCCGTATCGAGGCCTCTTACAAAAAATTCGGCGAGCGGTTCCTCAACCGAATCCTCCATCCTCAGGAAATCAGTTACTGCCTGTCGCACCGCGCGCCGGGGCCGTTTCTCGCCGGACGATTTGCCGCCAAGGAGGCCATCTCGAAGGCCTTCGGCACCGGCATTGGGGCGCAGCTTGCCTGGCGGGACATGGAAGTAGCCCGCAAGCAGACAGGCGAGCCATTTGTCATCTTGCACGAAGGCGGCCAGGCCCTCTTGCAGGCGCGCGGGGCCCAGGCAGTGCTCATCAGCATCAGCCACACGCAGGTCCACGCCACCGCCGTAGCTATCCTGGAAGGCCTTTAG
- the msrB gene encoding peptide-methionine (R)-S-oxide reductase MsrB — MSNVNMKGLAGALLTSLALSGCSRAGPITSSTAPIASIPPSHAVMTNFQKPSQTELQKELTPMQYAVTQQSHTEPPFGNEYWDNKKPGIYVDIVSGKPLFSSLDKFDSGCGWPSFTQPVAQNEIVEHHDSSLGVQRTEVRSKTADSHLGHVFEDGPGPTHLRYCINSASLRFIPLDQMEKLGYGDFLEPFIKAGLYKLAAKPASETAKQ, encoded by the coding sequence ATGAGCAATGTCAACATGAAGGGATTGGCAGGCGCGCTGCTCACCTCTCTGGCGCTAAGCGGTTGCTCGCGCGCAGGCCCTATTACATCGAGCACAGCGCCCATTGCTTCAATTCCGCCAAGCCATGCCGTTATGACTAATTTCCAAAAACCGTCTCAAACGGAGCTGCAAAAGGAACTCACCCCGATGCAATACGCGGTCACGCAGCAGTCCCACACCGAACCCCCGTTTGGCAATGAATACTGGGACAATAAAAAACCGGGCATCTATGTGGATATTGTGTCGGGCAAACCGTTGTTCAGCTCGCTGGACAAATTTGATTCCGGGTGCGGCTGGCCCAGCTTTACCCAGCCGGTGGCTCAGAACGAAATCGTCGAGCACCACGATAGCTCCCTCGGCGTGCAGCGCACTGAAGTCCGTTCCAAAACCGCCGATTCACACCTGGGCCATGTGTTCGAAGATGGCCCAGGGCCGACTCATCTGCGCTACTGCATTAACTCCGCCTCGCTGAGATTCATTCCACTCGACCAGATGGAAAAGCTGGGCTACGGCGATTTTCTCGAGCCATTCATCAAAGCCGGGCTTTACAAGCTGGCCGCAAAGCCGGCAAGCGAGACAGCCAAACAATAA
- a CDS encoding antibiotic biosynthesis monooxygenase, with amino-acid sequence MLVVHVQVRVKPDTVEAFKHASMLNARESVKEPGIARFDVVQQQEDPTRFVLIEAYRDAGAPAAHKETPHYKAWRDAVAPMMAEPRSSVKYQNTFPADPDW; translated from the coding sequence ATGCTCGTGGTGCATGTCCAAGTCCGTGTCAAGCCGGACACGGTCGAGGCCTTTAAGCACGCTTCAATGCTCAATGCCCGCGAGAGTGTAAAGGAGCCGGGCATCGCTCGCTTTGATGTCGTGCAGCAACAGGAGGACCCGACCCGGTTTGTTCTGATCGAGGCATACCGCGATGCCGGCGCGCCTGCCGCCCACAAAGAAACTCCCCATTACAAGGCCTGGCGCGATGCGGTCGCCCCTATGATGGCCGAGCCGCGGTCGAGCGTGAAATACCAAAACACTTTTCCGGCCGACCCGGACTGGTGA
- a CDS encoding iron-containing alcohol dehydrogenase has translation MSFEFATAARIVFGARRLEEAGSFAKAWGHRALIVTGQNPLRAKRLMALLADSGVSSVPFAIEGEPKVSTVQMGVSKAKEAECELVISMGGGSAIDAGKAVAAMLTNEGELLDYLEVIGRGQTQTRPSAPFMAIPTTAGTGSEVTRNAVLSAPEHRLKVSMRSQWMLPGLALVDPELTHGLPPAMTASTGLDALTQLIEPYVSSRANPLTDPICVEGMGRVARSLRPAFNDGHNPAARHDMAVASLFGGLALANAGLGAVHGLAGPIGGMFPAPHGAVCAALLPHVFEMNLRALRQRQPACEAVNRFETVARLLTGKPAAKAEQGSDWLRELVNDLRIPGLSAYGLSPAHTSEVVSKAAKASSMKANPLVLTPEELSEALEHAL, from the coding sequence ATGTCCTTCGAATTCGCAACCGCTGCGCGAATTGTTTTCGGAGCAAGGCGCTTGGAGGAGGCCGGCTCGTTTGCCAAAGCTTGGGGGCACCGGGCGCTGATCGTCACCGGCCAAAATCCCCTTCGCGCCAAGCGTTTGATGGCACTGCTGGCAGACAGCGGCGTCAGCTCGGTTCCATTTGCAATCGAGGGAGAACCAAAAGTCTCGACGGTCCAGATGGGAGTATCCAAGGCCAAAGAGGCGGAATGCGAGCTGGTCATCAGCATGGGCGGCGGCAGCGCGATTGATGCCGGCAAAGCCGTGGCCGCGATGCTCACCAATGAGGGCGAGTTGCTCGATTATCTCGAAGTGATTGGCCGAGGCCAAACTCAGACTCGCCCCTCGGCCCCGTTCATGGCCATTCCAACGACAGCCGGGACCGGTTCGGAGGTTACCCGCAACGCGGTGCTCAGCGCGCCGGAACATCGCCTCAAGGTGAGTATGCGCAGCCAATGGATGCTGCCCGGTCTCGCGTTAGTGGACCCCGAACTCACTCACGGTCTGCCACCCGCAATGACTGCCAGCACCGGCCTGGATGCCCTCACGCAACTTATCGAGCCATACGTCTCAAGTCGCGCCAACCCGCTGACGGACCCCATCTGCGTCGAGGGGATGGGCCGCGTAGCGCGTTCGTTGCGTCCCGCGTTCAATGACGGGCACAATCCCGCCGCTCGCCATGACATGGCGGTTGCGAGCCTGTTTGGCGGCTTAGCTCTCGCCAATGCCGGCCTGGGGGCTGTTCATGGATTGGCGGGCCCAATCGGCGGCATGTTCCCGGCGCCCCATGGGGCGGTTTGCGCTGCGCTGTTGCCTCACGTATTTGAAATGAACCTCCGCGCATTGCGTCAACGACAGCCCGCTTGCGAGGCAGTCAACCGATTCGAAACCGTCGCCCGGCTCTTGACGGGAAAACCCGCAGCCAAAGCCGAACAAGGCTCCGATTGGCTGCGCGAACTGGTAAATGACCTGCGAATACCTGGTCTGAGCGCCTATGGCCTCTCGCCGGCGCACACAAGTGAGGTGGTCTCCAAAGCCGCCAAAGCCAGCAGCATGAAAGCCAACCCCCTTGTGCTCACCCCGGAAGAACTCAGCGAGGCGCTCGAACACGCACTGTGA
- a CDS encoding pyridoxine 5'-phosphate synthase produces the protein MLRLGVNIDHVATVREARYRGSDRGEPDPVAAALACEAAGAHGITAHLREDRRHIQDRDIWKLREIIKTRLNLEMAISEEILGIALRLKPDIVCLVPERRQEVTTEGGLEVAGNLTAVSEARKKLNDRAIEVSLFIAPDPPQIEAAARTGSQFIELHTGAFAEAFETEPERERELQRLIQGAQQARALGLKVNAGHGLNYQNLPLLHRVPHLVELNIGHSIVSRSILVGLETAVREMLRLMEGYSA, from the coding sequence ATGCTGAGATTGGGAGTCAATATCGATCACGTCGCCACCGTGCGCGAGGCCCGCTATCGCGGGAGTGACCGGGGGGAACCCGACCCAGTGGCTGCGGCCCTGGCGTGCGAAGCGGCGGGTGCCCACGGGATTACCGCACATTTGCGCGAGGACCGGCGCCACATCCAGGACCGGGATATTTGGAAACTCCGTGAGATAATCAAAACCCGGCTGAACCTCGAAATGGCAATCTCAGAGGAAATCCTCGGAATCGCTTTGAGGCTCAAACCGGATATCGTTTGCCTGGTGCCGGAGCGGCGCCAGGAAGTCACTACCGAAGGCGGCCTGGAGGTGGCCGGCAATCTGACGGCCGTGAGCGAGGCGCGCAAAAAATTGAACGACCGAGCCATTGAGGTCAGCTTGTTCATCGCGCCCGACCCGCCCCAGATCGAAGCCGCCGCCCGGACCGGCAGCCAGTTCATCGAACTGCATACCGGGGCTTTTGCCGAGGCCTTCGAGACGGAGCCTGAGCGCGAGCGGGAATTGCAGCGCCTCATCCAAGGCGCCCAACAGGCCCGCGCTCTGGGCTTGAAGGTGAATGCCGGCCATGGCCTGAATTACCAAAACCTTCCCTTGCTCCATCGCGTCCCCCATTTGGTCGAACTGAACATCGGCCATAGCATCGTGAGCCGCTCTATCCTCGTTGGGCTGGAAACCGCTGTGAGAGAAATGTTGCGGCTCATGGAGGGATACTCCGCTTGA
- the raiA gene encoding ribosome-associated translation inhibitor RaiA: protein MNLILSTHNVTLTKAIEDHIINRITKLEHLDRFAINARVTLQHDQTKAPERQFACSMRLAVPGPDLFAEDVEGDLYAAIDVVAKKIEQQIRKRQSKYKARKHKVASRTKRTRQEKGF, encoded by the coding sequence ATGAACTTGATCCTCTCGACGCATAACGTGACTCTGACCAAAGCCATCGAAGATCACATTATCAATCGCATTACAAAACTGGAGCACCTGGACCGTTTTGCCATCAATGCGCGCGTCACCCTCCAGCACGATCAGACCAAAGCCCCGGAACGACAGTTTGCCTGCTCGATGCGCCTGGCGGTTCCCGGGCCGGACCTGTTTGCCGAGGATGTTGAGGGCGATTTGTATGCGGCCATCGACGTGGTGGCCAAAAAGATCGAGCAGCAAATCCGCAAACGGCAGAGCAAGTACAAGGCACGGAAACACAAGGTCGCCTCGCGCACCAAGCGGACGCGGCAGGAAAAGGGTTTTTGA